A window of the Actinobacillus genomosp. 1 genome harbors these coding sequences:
- a CDS encoding NAD(P)-dependent oxidoreductase codes for MTATFTQIGWIGLGQMGVPMVNRLLANNINVSVYNRNAAKSAEFAEKGAKVAGSVEQLVAENQAVILMVSDYAAAVDILNPDVCAKLQGKVIVNMSTVSPTENLKLKVLVEEHGGLFAEAPVSGSVVPATNGTLLILFGGQEAVLKPLQPVFDVLGQRTFHFGDVGKGSGAKLVLNSLLGVFGEAYAEAMLMGEQFGINLNDLAEAIGGSAMNSPMFQTKKLLLLEKSFPAAFMLKHASKDLNLACGELEKAGLTLPAVETVAAQYREAVKADLGSQDVSGIYLQLAKK; via the coding sequence ATGACGGCAACATTTACACAAATTGGTTGGATCGGCTTAGGTCAAATGGGCGTACCGATGGTTAATCGTTTACTGGCGAATAATATTAATGTCAGCGTTTATAACCGAAATGCGGCGAAAAGTGCGGAATTTGCAGAAAAAGGTGCAAAAGTTGCCGGTTCGGTAGAACAATTAGTTGCAGAAAACCAAGCGGTTATTTTGATGGTTTCGGACTATGCGGCGGCAGTAGATATTTTAAATCCGGACGTTTGTGCAAAACTGCAGGGTAAGGTTATCGTTAATATGAGTACGGTTTCCCCAACCGAAAATTTAAAACTAAAAGTATTGGTGGAAGAACACGGCGGCTTATTTGCCGAAGCACCGGTTTCAGGTTCGGTGGTGCCGGCGACAAACGGTACTTTATTAATCCTATTCGGCGGACAAGAAGCGGTATTAAAACCGTTACAACCGGTATTTGACGTACTTGGTCAGCGTACTTTCCATTTCGGTGATGTGGGTAAAGGCTCCGGTGCAAAATTAGTGCTTAATTCATTATTAGGCGTATTCGGCGAAGCCTATGCAGAAGCAATGTTAATGGGCGAACAATTCGGCATTAACTTAAATGATCTTGCCGAAGCGATTGGCGGATCAGCGATGAACTCACCGATGTTCCAAACCAAAAAACTGTTATTGTTAGAAAAATCATTCCCTGCGGCATTTATGCTGAAACATGCAAGTAAAGATCTCAATCTCGCTTGTGGAGAATTAGAAAAAGCAGGCTTAACGCTACCAGCGGTTGAAACGGTTGCGGCACAATATCGTGAAGCGGTAAAAGCGGATTTAGGAAGCCAAGACGTTTCAGGTATTTACTTACAATTAGCGAAAAAATAA
- a CDS encoding NAD(P)H-dependent oxidoreductase, whose protein sequence is MFNIEKENVLAAFKYRRATRNYDATKKISDEDFAYILELARLSPSSVGSEPWKFVVIQNQELRNKLKPVAWGMAAQMDAASHLVVLLAKKNASHDSEYFKKALEQRGLTAEEMEKTLALYKQFHVEDIKIAGNERALFDWCSKQTYIALGNMMSGAAMIGIDSCPIEGFNYDAVNQILAEAGAFDPNEYGVSVMATFGYRAGDITPKSRKPIEEIVSWIK, encoded by the coding sequence ATGTTTAATATTGAAAAAGAAAATGTGTTAGCAGCATTTAAATATCGCCGAGCAACACGTAATTACGATGCTACTAAAAAAATCAGCGATGAAGATTTCGCTTATATTTTAGAATTAGCTCGTCTTTCACCAAGTTCGGTCGGTTCTGAGCCGTGGAAATTTGTGGTAATTCAAAACCAAGAATTACGTAACAAATTAAAACCGGTTGCATGGGGTATGGCGGCACAAATGGACGCCGCAAGCCATTTAGTGGTTTTACTTGCTAAGAAAAATGCAAGCCACGATAGCGAATACTTCAAAAAAGCCCTTGAACAACGTGGTTTAACGGCTGAGGAAATGGAAAAAACTTTAGCGTTATACAAACAATTCCACGTTGAAGATATTAAAATTGCCGGCAATGAACGTGCATTATTTGACTGGTGCTCAAAACAAACTTATATCGCATTAGGTAATATGATGAGCGGTGCGGCAATGATTGGTATCGACAGCTGCCCTATCGAAGGTTTCAACTACGATGCGGTTAATCAAATTCTTGCCGAAGCCGGCGCATTCGACCCGAATGAATACGGCGTTTCTGTAATGGCAACTTTCGGCTATCGTGCTGGTGATATCACACCGAAATCACGTAAACCGATTGAAGAAATCGTAAGCTGGATTAAATAA
- a CDS encoding MarC family protein, translated as MFDSLIVQFVVLWAVIDPIGSIPVYLAKTNHLSAAERHKVALKAVGIATIILLFFLVAVQSLFEMMQIPLSAFQIAGGLVLLIFALTMIFGEGKPENEIKMQTSLSELAVYPLAVPSIASPGAMMAIVLLTDNHRFSLTDQFITTLIMLAVLLITYFLLLAASKIQNVIGSVGASVISRVMGLILAAVAVNNLLVGIQQFFGLAS; from the coding sequence GTGTTTGATTCATTAATTGTACAGTTTGTCGTGTTATGGGCGGTAATCGATCCGATCGGTTCGATTCCGGTCTATTTAGCCAAAACAAACCATCTTTCCGCAGCAGAACGTCATAAAGTCGCTTTAAAAGCGGTCGGAATTGCGACGATTATCTTGCTATTCTTCTTGGTTGCCGTGCAATCCCTATTCGAAATGATGCAGATTCCGCTTTCCGCTTTCCAAATTGCCGGCGGTTTAGTCTTATTAATCTTTGCTTTAACGATGATTTTCGGTGAAGGTAAACCGGAAAACGAAATCAAAATGCAAACCAGCTTAAGTGAATTGGCGGTTTATCCGCTTGCCGTTCCTTCTATCGCCTCTCCCGGTGCAATGATGGCAATCGTGCTATTAACCGATAACCATCGCTTTAGTTTAACGGATCAATTCATTACTACGCTCATTATGTTAGCGGTATTGCTGATTACTTATTTCTTACTTTTAGCCGCAAGTAAAATTCAAAATGTTATCGGCAGTGTCGGGGCTTCGGTTATCAGCCGAGTGATGGGATTAATTCTTGCCGCCGTTGCAGTAAATAATTTACTGGTAGGGATTCAGCAATTCTTCGGTTTAGCGAGCTAA
- the fghA gene encoding S-formylglutathione hydrolase translates to MTALTQIARYKMFGGYHERYTHYSNSTHCEMTFAIYLPPQAEQGKKVPVLYWLSGLTCTDENFATKAGAQQFAAQHGIAIVMPDTSPRGEKVANDESYDLGQGAGFYLNATQQPWAEHFKMYDYIVQELPALIEANFPVSDKRSTSGHSMGGHGAIQIGLKNPERYCAISAFSPIVTPSQVPWGQKAFTAYLGTDQTAWAEYDSFALLDKVSPARPILIEQGLADSFYPTQLQPEIFAEKAQKLGFDVTLNLHEGYDHSYFFIASFIEKHIAFHAKALAEA, encoded by the coding sequence ATGACCGCACTTACTCAAATTGCCCGCTATAAAATGTTTGGCGGCTATCACGAACGTTATACGCATTATTCAAACAGCACCCACTGTGAAATGACTTTTGCCATCTACTTGCCGCCGCAAGCGGAACAAGGGAAAAAAGTACCGGTGCTTTATTGGCTTTCAGGGCTGACTTGTACCGATGAAAACTTTGCGACCAAAGCCGGCGCACAACAATTTGCCGCACAACACGGTATTGCGATTGTGATGCCGGATACCTCACCACGCGGTGAAAAAGTGGCAAATGATGAAAGTTATGACTTAGGCCAAGGTGCCGGTTTTTACCTGAATGCGACCCAACAGCCGTGGGCAGAACATTTCAAAATGTACGATTATATTGTGCAAGAACTGCCGGCGCTTATTGAAGCAAACTTTCCGGTCAGCGATAAACGTTCGACTTCCGGGCACAGTATGGGCGGACACGGTGCGATCCAAATCGGTTTAAAGAATCCGGAACGTTACTGTGCGATCTCGGCTTTCTCGCCGATCGTTACTCCAAGCCAAGTACCGTGGGGACAAAAAGCCTTCACCGCTTATTTAGGCACAGATCAGACCGCTTGGGCTGAATATGACAGCTTTGCGTTATTAGATAAGGTATCGCCTGCTCGCCCTATTTTGATTGAGCAAGGGCTTGCCGATAGCTTCTATCCAACCCAATTACAGCCGGAAATATTTGCCGAAAAAGCACAAAAGCTAGGCTTTGATGTCACACTCAATTTGCATGAAGGCTATGATCACAGCTATTTCTTTATCGCGAGTTTTATCGAAAAACATATCGCATTTCATGCAAAAGCGTTAGCAGAAGCATAA
- the yghU gene encoding glutathione-dependent disulfide-bond oxidoreductase, which produces MTTEYQPPKVWQWEAPNGGQFANINRPTSGALFEQHLPKGEHDLQLYSMGTPNGVKVTVMLEELLELGIKKAAYDLFLIDIRQGDQFGSDFVNINPNSKIPALLDYSREKPQPVFESGAILLYLAEKFNAFLPTDFSERTECLSWLFWQMASAPYVGGGFGHFYKYAPTKQEYPINRFTLETKRQLDLLNKQLANKNYICGEHYSIADIAIWGWYGQIVLNRVYEAAEFLAVHEYPHLMRWAEQIANRPAVIRALVKEYRPIKS; this is translated from the coding sequence ATGACAACAGAATATCAACCGCCAAAAGTATGGCAATGGGAAGCACCAAACGGCGGACAGTTTGCCAATATCAATCGCCCGACTTCAGGTGCGTTATTTGAACAGCATTTACCGAAAGGCGAACACGATTTACAGTTGTATTCGATGGGTACACCAAACGGCGTAAAAGTTACCGTTATGCTTGAGGAATTATTAGAACTTGGCATCAAAAAAGCCGCTTATGATCTGTTTCTGATCGATATTAGACAGGGCGATCAATTCGGTTCGGATTTTGTAAACATTAATCCGAATTCAAAAATTCCGGCGTTACTCGATTACAGCCGTGAAAAACCGCAACCGGTATTTGAAAGCGGTGCGATTTTGCTTTATTTAGCAGAAAAATTTAACGCGTTCTTACCGACCGATTTCAGCGAACGTACCGAATGTTTGTCTTGGTTGTTTTGGCAAATGGCAAGTGCGCCTTACGTGGGCGGCGGTTTCGGGCATTTCTACAAATATGCACCAACCAAGCAAGAGTATCCGATTAACCGTTTTACCCTTGAAACTAAACGCCAGTTAGACTTGTTAAATAAACAGCTTGCGAACAAAAACTATATTTGCGGTGAACATTACAGCATTGCCGATATTGCAATTTGGGGCTGGTATGGACAAATCGTGTTAAATCGTGTGTATGAAGCTGCTGAATTTTTAGCGGTACACGAATATCCGCACCTGATGCGTTGGGCGGAACAGATTGCTAACCGTCCGGCTGTGATTCGTGCCTTAGTAAAAGAATATCGTCCGATTAAATCGTAA
- a CDS encoding type II toxin-antitoxin system VapC family toxin: MYLLDTHLISEIRKMKQGKCNAGVAEWVESTSSELIKTNAIVMMEIERGILSIERKDIAKGKVLRRWFDELVKPTFAGKVLTIDEETARICAKLHIPDHAPENDAWIAATAIQHNLILVTRNVADFAKTGVRVFNPFQE; encoded by the coding sequence ATGTATTTACTTGATACTCATTTAATCAGTGAAATTCGCAAGATGAAGCAAGGTAAATGCAATGCAGGCGTAGCGGAATGGGTCGAGAGTACATCATCAGAATTGATAAAAACCAATGCGATTGTAATGATGGAAATTGAGCGAGGGATTTTATCAATAGAACGTAAAGATATTGCCAAAGGTAAAGTATTACGTCGTTGGTTTGATGAGCTAGTTAAACCGACGTTTGCAGGTAAAGTCCTTACTATTGATGAAGAAACTGCCCGCATTTGTGCCAAATTACATATTCCCGATCATGCTCCTGAAAATGATGCGTGGATTGCAGCAACTGCGATTCAACATAATCTGATTTTAGTCACTCGCAATGTGGCGGATTTTGCGAAAACCGGCGTGCGAGTGTTTAATCCGTTCCAAGAGTAG
- a CDS encoding type II toxin-antitoxin system Phd/YefM family antitoxin, with the protein MKIITSREFNQNLGKAQKAALTAPVIITNRGEPAFVLMTYKNYAQQYQPKTFRSIGEALADPNPEAADVELELQPRSRGQRRPVEF; encoded by the coding sequence ATGAAAATTATAACTAGTCGTGAATTTAATCAAAACCTCGGCAAAGCTCAAAAAGCCGCACTTACTGCTCCTGTAATTATTACCAACCGAGGCGAACCGGCGTTTGTGTTGATGACATACAAAAACTATGCTCAGCAATATCAGCCAAAAACCTTTCGCAGTATTGGTGAAGCATTAGCTGATCCTAACCCCGAAGCTGCCGATGTTGAGCTTGAATTGCAACCTCGTAGCCGTGGACAACGCCGTCCGGTAGAATTTTAG